The nucleotide window ATACCACTATAATCGTTATTAGAGAAGGAGTGACGCAGGAAGGTATGTAAGAAGACTGACGGAATAGTCTTTCTAAGGGAGTAGCATGAATATATAGGCAAATCCGTATATTTAAATGTGAGACCTGATGGGTAAGTACCATATGGTATAAGTTACAGATCCTACACTGCCGAGAAAAACTTCTATCGAGAGAAGTAGTGCCCGTACTGAAAACCGACACAGGTGGACAGAGTGAGAAACTTAAGGCCGACAGGATAACTCTAGCTAAGGAACTCTGCAAAATAGCCCCGTAACTTCGGGAGAAGGGTACCTAATATACTTGAGTGGAGAGACACCACGAGGGGAAATAGGTCGCAGTGAAGAGTCCCAAGCAACTGTTTACCAAAAACACAGGTCTATGCTAAGCTGAAAGGCGACGTATATGGGCTGACACCTGCCCAGTGCCGGAAGGTTAAGAGGAGGATTGAGAGATTCGAATTGAAGCCCCGGTGAACGGCGGCCGTAACTATAACGGTCCTAAGGTAGCGAAATTCCTTGTCGGGTAAGTTCCGACCTGCACGAATGGTGAAATGATTTGGGAGCTGTCTTGGCTGGAGACCTGGTGAAGTTGTAATGTCGGTGAAGATACCGATTACCTGCAGTAGGACGGAAAGACCCCGTGGAGCTTTACTGTAGCTTGGCATTGGGTTTTGGCAATGTGTGTATAGGATAGTTGGGAGACTGAGAAGATAAGGCGTCAGTTTTATCAGAGTCGTCGTTGGAATACCAACCATATGTTGTTGAAATTCTAATCATATATTTGTAGTATATGAGACAGTGCTAAGGTGGGCAGTTTGACTGGGGCGGTCGCCTCCAAAAGAGTAACGGAGGCGTTCAAAGGTTCCCTCAGGTTGGATGGAAATCAACCGGAGAGTGCAAACGCAAAAGGGAGCTTGACTGCGAGACTGACGGGTCGAGCAGGTACGAAAGTAGGAGTTAGTGATCCGGCGGTGCTGAATGGAAAGGCCGTCGCTCAACGGATAAAAGCTACCCCCGGGGATAACAGGCTGATACTTCCCAAGAGTCCATATCGACGGAAGTGTTTGGCACCTCGATGTCGGCTCGTCTCATCCTGGGGCTGGAGAAGGTCCCAAGGGTTGGGCTGTTCGCCCATTAAAGAGGCACGCGAGCTGGGTTCAGAACGTCGTGAGACAGTTCGGTCCCTATCCACTGCAGGCGTTAGAATATTGAAGAGATCTGTCCTTAGTACGAGAGGACCGGGATGGACAAACCTCTGATGTACCGGTTGTTACGCCAGTAGCATGGCCGGGTAGTCACGTTTGGAAGGGATAATCGCTGAAAGCATCTAAGTGAGAAGCCCACTTTAAGATGAGTATTCTTTAAGTAACCATCGAGAACAGGTGGTGATAGGCTGGAGGTGTAAGTACAGTAATGTATTTAGCTGACCGGTACTAATATTACGTTAGCTTTTATTTAACTTCTTTACTACTACTATTTATTTCTCATTGTCTTTATATTCAGTTTGGTGATCTTAGCAACAGGGATACACCCGGTTACATTTCGAACCCGGCAGTTAAGTCTGTTTACGCCTAAAATACTTAGATTTACTTCTAGGGAAAATCGGTAATCGCCAAACTTTTTCTTTTTTGCGTCTCCGTAGCTCAGTCGGTTAGAGCATTTGGCTGTTAACCAAAGGGTCGTTGGTTCGAATCCATCCGGGGACGCCATTTTTTTTGTTTGTTTTTTTATTTGAAATGTGATAAAATTATTAAGAGGTGCATTCGTAGCTCAACTGGATAGAGCGTCTGACTTCGGATCAGAAGGCTTGGGGTTCGATTCCTCACGAGTGCGCCATGTTTTTATATATTAAAGTGTTATTTGAAGAGTGTGAGTTTTAAATCGGGGGAAATATGGGTGAAAATGAGGGACATAGAGAAAGGCTGAGAAAACGGTTTCTGATGTCGGGAATCTCAGGATTTCATGATTATGAAGTGTTGGAACTTCTTTTGAGTTATGTTATAGTAAGAAGAGATTGTAAGAAAATTGCGAAGGATTTACTTAATAAATACGGTGATTTGTATTCTTTACTGAAACAGTCTAAAGACGAACTGGAAACAAACAGTTTTATCACTGAAAGAATTGCAATATTTTTAAAAGTATTATTTTCAATGTTGGAAGATCAGTTGTATAGGAAAATTCACAATGAAAGAATTGTAATTTCAAGTAACGTTCAGCTTCTGGATTATTTAGAATTTTCTCTTTTGAAAAGAGATATTGAAATTTTTAAAGTGTTATTTTTGAACACTCAAAATGAGCTTATACGAGAAGAAGAACTTTTTCAGGGAACTTTGGACCGAAGTACTATTTATGTCAGGGAATTGATGAAAAAGGTTTTGAAATACAATGCAAAATCTGTTATACTTGTACATAATCATCCTTCAGGTTCTTTGAAACCTTCGCAGTCTGATATAATATTGACAAAAAAAATTAAAGAAATATTTGAAAATGTCGAAATAAGATTGCTGGACCATATAATAATAAGTGAAAAAGGATATTTTAGTTTTTTAGAAGGTGGAATATTATGAAGATTTTAAACATAAAATTTAGAAAAACAAAAAAAGTTTATCCCTTTTTAATAGGGAAATATGAAAATTATCAAAAAGGCGATCATGTAATAGTTGATACAATAAGGGGAGAACAGACAGGTATCGTTATAGGAATGACTGATAAATTCGGAGAAGAATCCGAAGAAAAAGATGATGTAAAAATAAGGGAAGTAAAGAGAAAACTTACCGATAAAGAAGTCGAAAAATTAAAAGAGTTGGATGAAAAGGCAAATGATGCTTATTTTAAGTGTAAAAAAATAGTTAAAAGTATTTTACCTGAAATGAATTTAGTTATAGGGGAGTATACTTTTGATGAAAATAAGCTTATTTTTTATTTTACAGCTGAAAACAGACTTGATTTCAGAGAATTGGTAAAAGAAGTAAATAAGACTTTCAAGAAAAGAGTAGAATTCTATCAAATAAAGCAAAATGATGAAGGGAGAATTTTAAGTGCATTTGGAAAATATGGGAAAGAGATATACTGGTAATGAGAATGAACTTGATTCCGGTATTATCAATAAAATCAATGAGGATAGAACCATAGATGTGTACTTTGAAACTTTTCAAAAGCGGTATTTTTTTCTTGACAATCCTGATTTTAGGGTAAAAATAAACGATAAAGTTCTGGTAGAGACTCAAATGGGTTTAGGAATCGGAAAAGTTATAGGCATAAAATCAGGAAGAGTTGAAGAAAAAGAATCTTTAAAGAGGATTATAAGAGTAGCGGATGATAAGGATTTGGAAAAAAATAAAGAATTAAAAGAGGATTCGGTTAAAGCAGGATTTATATTCAGAAATAAACTGAAAAAGTATAATCTTAATTTAAAACTTGTTGCCACTGAATATACTTTCGATAAGAAAAAGTTAATTTTTTATTTTGCTTCTGAAGAAAGAGTAGATTTTAGGGATTTTGTAAAAGATTTGGCTGCAATATTCAAAGTCAGGATAGAGTTAAGACAAATCGGTGTAAGAGATTATGCAAAAATGGTTGGAGATTGCGGAAGTTGCGGAAAAACATTATGCTGTAAATCTTTTATAAACAAATTTGATTCAGTTTCAATAAAAATGGCAAGAGATCAAGGAGTAGTAGTTACTCCGTCAAAAATTACGGGAGTATGCGGACGTTTGAAATGCTGTATAGGATTTGAAAATGATCAGTATAATGAAGTAAGAGAAAACTATCCGGCAGTGGGACAAACTGTAACAACCGAAGAAGGAAAAGGTAACGTTATAAGTATGAATATGCTGAATGATTTGATATTTGTAAATATTCATGGAAAAGGTATAGGAAGATACGGATTGGCTGAAATACAGTTTGATGCGGAAGAAAAGAGAGAAATAGAGAAAAGACAGAATTGCTGTAATTTTATAGAAGGAAATTAACTATGGGCAGTTTAAAAAATAATAAAAAAGATGATTTTTTGAGGGAATCTGATGAAATCGGAGATGTAGGCAGTTATACTGAAAGACTTGAAAGTGTCAATAAAATTATGACTGTAAGTGAAATTGGTTTAAAGATAACAGAAGATTCATTATTATTGGCAAATTTTATAAAAAATAAATTGGAAAAAAAATCCGGGAAATCAAACCGGACTTTTTTTCATAATCGAAATATGCTTGAAATAGGAGCAGGACAGGGAATTATTTCCTTATTAGTTTCGGGATTGCCGAATATTTCAAAAATTTATGCTGTAGAAGTACAAAAAGAAGTATTTGGGTATTTGATAGGGAATGTAGAGAAAAACTCGTTACAAAGCAAAATTTTGGTTTTAAATGAGGATATAAGAAATGTTGTCGGAGAGTATGACTATATTTTTTCCAATCCTCCTTATAAAAAAGTAAATTCGGGGAAATTACCTCAGGATAAAACAGAAGCCATAAGTAAATACGAAGTGTTGCTGACATTGGAAGAACTGTTTTTTAATACAAAAAGATTACTTAAAAATTATGGAGAATTTTTTGTTATTGTTCCTGAAGAAAGGCTGAATGACAGCTTTCGATATATTTATAAAAATGAATTGCAAATATTGAGTTTGAATATAAATCAATATAAAAAAAAGAAATTGATAATAATACATGGAAAAAAAGGCGGAAAAATCAACTCGGGAATTGAAATTGAATATAATTTGAAATAATATTGTTTAGCTGTGATTAAAAAATCCCGCATAACCTATTTTTTAGAGGCTAACGGGATGTGAATTTTATCGGATTTACAAAGAAATTAAATAATTTACAAGTTCTTTTTCTATTTCCTGATTATATTTTCCTGTTCTGAAATTGTATTTTATTTCATCATAATTTTCGGGATTTTCTTTCATCGCTTTTTGTACAACATTAGGAAATTCCAATAAAAATACCGACATATTATTTTCTTTTTCATAAACCAGTGTGGGAATTTTAACTGTTTCGGTCAATTTTTTCAATAATTCTTCGTTACCTTCTCTGGGCAGATAGTTGACTTTTATATTACTGTTCAGTTCGGAAAATTTTTTCATAAAAGGAACTATGGCACGACAGTCGGGGCAGTAAACTTGAGCTAAACATAATATTTTTATTTCTTTGTTTATAGATTTTACAGCTTTTTCAGTTTCTTCGGAAAGAGTTATTTTATCTATAATTTTTAACTGTTTTTGTGAATATTCTTCGTTGTCGGAAAACTTTAAATAATCCTGAAATGTACTCATTTTATCACCTCTAAATAATTTTATTATAATTATTATAAACCAAAAATCTTAAAAAATAAAGGTTAACTTTAAAAAAATTCCCAAAGTAAAGCAAAAACTTATTCTATTTATTTTTATATCAAAATATGCTAAAATAACTGAAGGAGGAAAAATGTATAAAGCTGTAATAAGTGATTTGGATGGAACATTATTGGATGAAAATCACCAAATAAACGATTTCACAATAGAAACCGTCAAAAAAGTAGTCGAAAAAGGAATAAAATTCTATATTGCAACAGGAAGAAGTTATTTCGGGGCTAAAGAAATAATGGATAAAATAAATCTGAAAATACCTTTGATTACTTCTAACGGAGCAAGAATAATGGACAGTGACGGTAACGAGATTTATATAAATAATATTGAAAAAAAATATCTTGATGAAATTTACAAAGTTGATTATAAATTCGTAGGGCAAAATATAATATTGAACGGTTATTCGGGAAGTAACTGGTACATAGTTGAAGATGTTGTTGACTATTACAGAAAAAAAAGACCGGACAGAACATTTTTGCCTGAAGTTGTCAGTTGGAAAGAATTTATGGAAAAAGAATATACAAAAATTTTCTTTTTAGGACCTCATGACAAACTTTTAAAACTCGAAAAAATATTGAAAAAAGTGACTAATGAAGAAGTAAATGCAGTATTTGTTTCGGAAGGAAGTCTGGAAGTGTTTGATAAAAATTCGGATAAAGCAGTTGCTGCAAAGTATTTACTCGAAAAGGACGGGATAAAATTAAGTGAAACTGTAGCTTTCGGAGACGGGTATAATGACTATGAGCTATTGAAAGAAGCAGGAAAAGGTTATCTTATGGGAAATTCTTTATACAGATTGTTGGAAGGTTTGCCTGATTATGAAGTGATCGGCACAAATGAAAATAACGGAGAAGCTGAAAAATTAAGAGAATTATTTTTATAAAAACAGGATAGGAGAAAAAAATGACAAAAACAGCATTAGTAGCAGACGATGCTTCATATATAAGAGAAGATATAAAAGATATACTGGAAGATCAGGGATACGAAGTTTATGAAGCGGCAGACGGAATGGAAGCTTTTGAAATGTACAAAAAAGTAAAGCCGACTATTGTAACAATGGATATTAATATGCCTAGAGTACACGGGATAAAAGCAACACAACTAATTATAGATTATGATCCCCAAGCAAAAGTTATGTTGTGCAGTACGATGATAACTTTTCAGAATTATATAAAAATGGGAAAAGAAGCAGGAGCAAAAGGATTTTTATCCAAACCTTTTACAGATGAGGAATTTATGAACGAATTGTCAAAATTATTTTTATAATTAAAATCGGAAACGGAGGTATAATTTATGTATAAAGCGGTAGTAACTGATTTGGACGGGACATTACTCAATGATGAGCACAAAGTGTCCGAATTTACTAAAGAAACAGTCAGAAAAATAATAGATAAAGGAATAAAATTTTATATTGCCACAGGAAGAAATTACGGATTGGCAAAAGTAGTAAAAGATGAATTGGGAATAAATATTCCTCTTATTTCGTCAAACGGTGCGAGAATAAATGATGAAGACGGAAAAGTAATATATGAAGACGGCTTGGGAAGAAAAGAAATAGATGCAATTTTGAGTATTGATTACAAGTCTTTCGGAAAAGATATTCACTTAAATATATTTTCGGGAGATGACTGGATAATAACAAAAGGAACGTTGGAAGAAGTTATAAAAAGAGACGGAGAAACTTTTCCTCTGGATATGATCGAAGTTCCTGAAAATGAACTGGGGAAAAGGGAAATATTGAAATTTTTCTATATAGGAAAGCATGAAAATCTAATCGAACTGGAAAAAGAAATATTGAAAAAAACTGATAATAATGTAAGTGTCGTATTTGTATCCGATGACTGTATGGAAGTCTTTTCAAAAACAGCAAATAAGGCAAATGCAGCTAAATTTCTACTTAAAAGGGACGGCATAAATTCTGAAGAAACAGTCAGTTTCGGAGACGGAGAAAATGATTACGAGCTTTTAACAACCATGGGAAAAGGGCATGCAATGGGAAATGCCATATACAGACTTAAAAATTTGTTGCCGAAAGACTTTGAAATAATAGGAAAAAATTCAGATGACGGAGAAGCGAAAAAACTTATAGAGTTATTTTTGTAAAATATAATCCTGCCAAACAGCTTTTAAAATGCTGAAAGCAGGATTTTTAATATAAAAAATCAATCCTCAAATTTTACAATGCTAAAAATGTGTTAGTGAGTGTAATGAAAACATCTTTTTTGTAACGGACATTCTTGAGCATGTAAAATTTGAGATTGTGAAAGGGGTTTTAGGGGGAAATTCCCCCTAATTATTTTTAAAATTTTATTTGGTAAGGTAAATAATACATAGGTTTATTTTTATTTTGCTCTATTAATTTATATTCGTCCATTATTTTTGAACTTCCCGGTAATTTTGTTTCCAACTGGGAAGTCAGCTGGAATTTCTCAAATATATAAGAAGAAAGTAATTTCAATGTTTCTTTAAAATCTTTTTTAGCATAAATGTTTTCAACTCTGTAATTATCGCCTAAGTTTAAATCACGGGCAAGAATTTTTATTGTTTCATCAAGAGTAGCAATACCGTCTACAAGATTAATTTCCTTTGCTTCACTTCCTAGCCAGATTTTACCCTGTGCATAATTTTCAAGCACTTGAGGAGCCATATTTCTGTTTTTGGAAACTCTCGATTTAAACTCGTCATAAGTGGCATTCATGGATTCTATTATTTTATTTCTGGATTCGGTAGATAAAGGAACAAAAGGATCGAAAGTATCCGTATATTTTCCTTTGCTGATAGAGTTTGAGGTAACTCCGTATTTATTTTGAGCATTATAGAATTTAGGGAACATGGAGACAACTCCTATAGACCCTGTAATTGTGGCATCATTAGCAAAGACTTTTTTTCCGCTCATAGATATATAATATCCTCCTGAAGCTGCAACTTCAGACATTGAAACATAAACAGGAACATTTATTTTTGAAAGCATCTGATAAATCATTTCCGAAGCAAGAGCCGACCCTCCCGGTGAATTAACCCTTAAAACGACACCTTTCAAATCTTTAATTTTTGAAAGCTCTTTCAATTTTTCCGCCATGTTGTCAGGAGATATGTATATTCCCTGAGCTTCTTCATTATAAACTATAGGACCTTCAGCGTAAATTACCGCTATTGTACCTTTATCCTGATTCTGCTCTTCTATTCTTTTTCCGTTATCGGCATAATAATCGTAAATATCTACTATATTATCTTCGTTTATTTGAAGTTTTGTCATTAAATCATTAAAATATTCAAGAGTATCAACAAAATTTTTATCTCTTGCAGCAGAAGGAGTAAGATTCGTATCATCTCCGTTAAGTATATCGGCATTGAGTTTGTTTTTATCGAGTCTTCTGGCTTTTGAAACTTTATCAAGGAAAGAGTTGAATCTGCTTTCCAGAATACGTGTCAGCTCATTTCTTAATCCCGGAGACATTGTATCGGATGTATAATTTTCTCCATATGATTTAAAATCTCCGATACGGACAACTTCCATATCTACTCCGACATTTGAAAGCAGTTTTTTATAATATAAATCCGAGTAATGATATCCTGCCAGAGAAACTGAACCTGAAGCTGACGGCACCATTATTATTTCATTTGCTACAGAAGCCAGAGGATAATTGCTGTTATCCATATATGCTCCGAAAGCATAAACTTTTTTATTTTTATTTTTAATTTCCTGAAGTTTTTTAGAGATTTCTTCGGATTTTACTGAAGAAATATTTGTCTGATCAAGATTTATTATAATTCCTTTTATATTATCGTTATTTTTTATATCTTCCAAACTGTTAAGTACGTCCATATAAGAAATATTGTATTTTTTAGTTTCTCCGAATAGAGAAGTGTCAAGTTTGTCTTCGGATATTGAAGAAACGTTAAGTAAAACATAGTTGTAATTTTTGGAAATACTGTCTTCGTCTTTTGCTTTGCTTATAATATAACCTATCAGTGAACTTAACAGTATAAAAAATACAAAAAATAACAATGACAATTTTAAAAAGAAAGAGTATATTTCTTTAATTGTAAATAATAAAAATCTTTTTATAAAATCAAAAAATTTCATTGGTAACCTCCTTAATATATCTGGAATTATATCATTTAAAATCTTAAATATCAACGTATAAAAAAATAAAATTTTTAGTATATGTCAAAAAAATATAAAAAAATTAAAAAAAAGTATTGACTTAATTTTCCATTTATGATAATATCTTTTTTGTCTGTAAGAGAAGTGTGAAAAAATAATGTGCGCCCTTCGTCTAGAGGTCAGGACCTCGGGTTTTCATCCCGGTAACAGGAGTTCGATTCTCCTAGGGCGTACCATTTAAAAATACAGATATATCGGTCGCATAGCTCAGTTGGGAGAGCACCTGCCTTACAAGCAGGGGGTCATTGGTTCGAGCCCAATTGTGACCACCATTTATGGAGGTGTAGCTCAGTTGGTTAGAGTGCTTGCCTGTCACGCAAGATGTCGCGAGTTCGAGTCTCGTCACTTCCGCCATTTATATTTTATGCCGCTTTAGCTCATCTGGTAGAGCAACTGACTTGTAATCAGTAGGTGGTTGGTTCGAGTCCGACAAGCGGCACCACTTTTAAAGAATGCGGTGAGGTACCCGAGTGGCCAAAGGGAGCAGACTGTAAATCTGCCGGCTCAGCCTTCGAAGGTTCGAATCCTTCCCTCACCACCATTTTTTTATTAATGAGATATGAATTTTTATAGATAATTTATTATGTGAATTTTATTCAGGAGGCAATAATAACATGGTTAGAAAGTTAAAAGGAGCCAATTCAGGAAAAAGCGGAAGTCAACAGGATATAATAAAACAGGCACAGGTTATGCAACAGGAAATGTTGAAAATACAGGAAGGTCTGAAAGATAAATTTGTGGAAACGTCTGTTGCCGGTGGCGGAATAACTGTAAAAGCAAACGGACAGAAAAAAATAGTTGATTTGTCTATTTCGATGGATATATTAAAAGATGCAGTTGATGAAGGGGATACTTCAATTGTTTCTGATGTAATAATAAATGCAATAAATGAAATACTTGAAAAAGCTGAAGAAATGGCTGAAAAAGAAATGGAAGTAATAACAGGCGGTGTAAGTATACCGGGATTATTCTAAAAATTTTAAATCATAATAAATTCATAGAAAGTCGGATATTTCCGACTTTTTTCTATATGATTTAAAAAAATTCAAAATTCTAAGTAATTTCTATTTGTTATATTTAATAAATGTGGTAAAATTAAAATAAATAACATTATTTTAGGGAGGATATCGCTATGGAATTTATGGAAAAGTATGAATACTGGTTAAATTCAGATTCTGTTGATGAAAAAGACAAAGAGGAATTGAAAAGTCTAAAGGACGATCCGAAAGAAATAGAAGACAGATTTTTTAAGGATTTGAGCTTCGGTACAGGAGGAATAAGAGGAGTAAGGGGAATAGGAACAAACAGAATCAACAAATATGTTATAAGAAAAGCGACTCAGGGGCTTGCAAATTATATGCTTAAATATAACAAAAAAGAAGCTGAAGAAAAAGGTGTTATAATAGCTCATGACTGTAGAATAGGTTCGAGAGAATATGCTTTAAATACTGCAAGAGTAATGGCTGCAAACGGTATAAAAGCGTATATTTATTCCGATTTACGTTCCACTCCGGAATTGTCTTTCGGTGTCAGATATAAAGGCTGCCTTGCAGGAATAGTAGTTACTGCGAGTCATAATCCTCCTGAATACAATGGATATAAAGTTTACTGGAGTGATGGAGGTCAAATCGTAGCACCTGAAGTAACAGGAATATTAGAAGAAGTAAATAAAATTAAAACTTTGGAAGAAATAAAAGTCATGTGTGAAAAAGAAGCACGGGAAAAAGGACTTATAATAGAACTTGACGGGAAAATAGATGATGATTACCTTTCTGAAATAAAAAAACAGACTTTAAAAACGAATATTCCGGGAAAAGAAAACTTTAAAATAGTTTATACGCCTTTGCATGGTACAGGCGGAAGACCAATGAAAAGAATATTGTCCGATTTCGGGTACAGTTTTGAAGTAGTAAAAGAGCAGATAGAGCCTGATGGGAATTTTCCTACGGTAGTATATGCCAATCCTGAAGAAGTGGCAGCATTTAAACTTGGAGTAAAATTAGCCGATGAAATAGGAGCAAAACTTGTAATGGCTAATGATCCTGATGCCGACAGAATAGGGATAGCGGTAAAAGACGACAGCGATAACTGGTATTATCCTAACGGAAACCAAATGGGACTGTTATTACTTCAATATTTGTTAAATAATAAAAAAGATATCCCTGCAAATGCAAAAGTAATAACTACAATAGTATCGACCCCTATGATAGATGTTGTGGCACCTGCGAAAAATGTAGGTGTTATGAAAACATTGACAGGATTTAAATACATAGGGGAAAAAATAAGAGAATTTGAAACAGGAAAACTTGACGGAAGCTATTTATTCGGATTTGAGGAAAGTTACGGATATTTAATAGGAACTCATGCCAGAGATAAAGATGCGTTGGTAACATCAATGGTAATAGCTGAAATGGCTGCATATTATAATTCGATTGGAAGTTCAATATATAAAGAATTGCAAAAATTGTACAAAGAATTCGGATATTATCTTGAGGGAATAAAATCGGTAACATTAAAAGGAAAAGACGGAATAGAAAAAATGACGGCATTAATGTCGGATTTAAGGGAAAACATAAAAGATACGCTGATAGGAAAGAAAATAAAAATCAAAAGAGATTTCGATTCGCATAAAGAGTATAATTTGGAAACGGGAGAAGAAAAAGAAATCAAACTTCCGAAAGAAAATGTATTGCAGTTTGTGTTGGAAGACAATACATATATCACTGCAAGACCTTCGGGAACAGAGCCTAAAATTAAATTTTATTTCAGTGTGAATGCCGATTCCGATGAAAAAGTAAAAGAAAAACTTGAAAATACAATGGAAGAATTTTTGAAAATTTTGAAATTATAAAAAAGTTTTAGACAAATAATGAAAGCAAGAATAAGGAGATGAACAGTACAGAAAATAATAAGAACTTGGAAAATGTAAATGGATTGTATATAAAAGAGAGTATGAAAATAAAGGGCTCCTGTAACAAAAAAGAACCGGATGCACTTTATCTTCATATTCCTTTCTGCGAAAAAAAATGTGAATATTGTGACTTTTGCACATTTATCAATATGAGCCGTGAGTATGAAAGGTATACGAAAGCACTGATAAAAGAACTTAAAATGTATCCCGAATATGAATACGACACTGTTTATTTCGGAGGAGGAACTCCTTCGTTACTTCCTGTGGAAATGACAGCCGAAATAATGAGTAATATTCGATACAAAGAAAATTCCGAAATAACATTGGAACTGAATCCTAACGACATGACGGCAGAAAAACTTAAAGGATTGAGAAAAACAGGTATAAACAGACTCAGTATAGGAATACAGAGCTTTCAAAATCACGTGCTGAAATTTATCGGTAGACTGCATAGCGGAGAAGATGCCGTAAGAGTTTTTCGTGATGCGAGAAAAGCTGGATTTGAAAATATTTCAATTGATTTGATGTTCGGTATTCCTAATCAGAGTTTTGAGGATTTAAAAAAAGATTTGGAGAATATACTGCTCCTTTCTCCTGACAATATATCTATTTATTCGCTGATATGGGAAGAAGGGACAGTATTCTGGAGCAAACTGAAAAAAGGAATATTATCCGAAATGGATCAGGATTTGGAAGCTGAAATGTACGAAGAAATAATAGATTTTCTGAAAAAAAATGGCTACAATCATTATGAAATATCAAATTTTTCCAAAAAAGGAAGAGGCGGTATTCATAATCTTAAATATTGGAGAAATAAAGAGTTTATAGGAGTTGGACTTAGTGCGGCAACTTACTTTAAAGGACGAAGATATTCCAATGTGAGAACTTTCAATAAATATTATAAATCTCTTGAGGAAAATGCACTTCCCATAGATGAA belongs to Pseudoleptotrichia goodfellowii and includes:
- the sppA gene encoding signal peptide peptidase SppA, producing MKFFDFIKRFLLFTIKEIYSFFLKLSLLFFVFFILLSSLIGYIISKAKDEDSISKNYNYVLLNVSSISEDKLDTSLFGETKKYNISYMDVLNSLEDIKNNDNIKGIIINLDQTNISSVKSEEISKKLQEIKNKNKKVYAFGAYMDNSNYPLASVANEIIMVPSASGSVSLAGYHYSDLYYKKLLSNVGVDMEVVRIGDFKSYGENYTSDTMSPGLRNELTRILESRFNSFLDKVSKARRLDKNKLNADILNGDDTNLTPSAARDKNFVDTLEYFNDLMTKLQINEDNIVDIYDYYADNGKRIEEQNQDKGTIAVIYAEGPIVYNEEAQGIYISPDNMAEKLKELSKIKDLKGVVLRVNSPGGSALASEMIYQMLSKINVPVYVSMSEVAASGGYYISMSGKKVFANDATITGSIGVVSMFPKFYNAQNKYGVTSNSISKGKYTDTFDPFVPLSTESRNKIIESMNATYDEFKSRVSKNRNMAPQVLENYAQGKIWLGSEAKEINLVDGIATLDETIKILARDLNLGDNYRVENIYAKKDFKETLKLLSSYIFEKFQLTSQLETKLPGSSKIMDEYKLIEQNKNKPMYYLPYQIKF
- a CDS encoding YbaB/EbfC family nucleoid-associated protein, which codes for MVRKLKGANSGKSGSQQDIIKQAQVMQQEMLKIQEGLKDKFVETSVAGGGITVKANGQKKIVDLSISMDILKDAVDEGDTSIVSDVIINAINEILEKAEEMAEKEMEVITGGVSIPGLF
- a CDS encoding phospho-sugar mutase gives rise to the protein MEFMEKYEYWLNSDSVDEKDKEELKSLKDDPKEIEDRFFKDLSFGTGGIRGVRGIGTNRINKYVIRKATQGLANYMLKYNKKEAEEKGVIIAHDCRIGSREYALNTARVMAANGIKAYIYSDLRSTPELSFGVRYKGCLAGIVVTASHNPPEYNGYKVYWSDGGQIVAPEVTGILEEVNKIKTLEEIKVMCEKEAREKGLIIELDGKIDDDYLSEIKKQTLKTNIPGKENFKIVYTPLHGTGGRPMKRILSDFGYSFEVVKEQIEPDGNFPTVVYANPEEVAAFKLGVKLADEIGAKLVMANDPDADRIGIAVKDDSDNWYYPNGNQMGLLLLQYLLNNKKDIPANAKVITTIVSTPMIDVVAPAKNVGVMKTLTGFKYIGEKIREFETGKLDGSYLFGFEESYGYLIGTHARDKDALVTSMVIAEMAAYYNSIGSSIYKELQKLYKEFGYYLEGIKSVTLKGKDGIEKMTALMSDLRENIKDTLIGKKIKIKRDFDSHKEYNLETGEEKEIKLPKENVLQFVLEDNTYITARPSGTEPKIKFYFSVNADSDEKVKEKLENTMEEFLKILKL
- the hemW gene encoding radical SAM family heme chaperone HemW, translated to MKIKGSCNKKEPDALYLHIPFCEKKCEYCDFCTFINMSREYERYTKALIKELKMYPEYEYDTVYFGGGTPSLLPVEMTAEIMSNIRYKENSEITLELNPNDMTAEKLKGLRKTGINRLSIGIQSFQNHVLKFIGRLHSGEDAVRVFRDARKAGFENISIDLMFGIPNQSFEDLKKDLENILLLSPDNISIYSLIWEEGTVFWSKLKKGILSEMDQDLEAEMYEEIIDFLKKNGYNHYEISNFSKKGRGGIHNLKYWRNKEFIGVGLSAATYFKGRRYSNVRTFNKYYKSLEENALPIDEKSIEIIDEKEKEKLKNMLGLRLTEEGIKYFQNEKVESLLERGLLERFDSGKRMRLTRKGILLANEVFVEFI